In Luteimonas viscosa, the following proteins share a genomic window:
- the glnE gene encoding bifunctional [glutamate--ammonia ligase]-adenylyl-L-tyrosine phosphorylase/[glutamate--ammonia-ligase] adenylyltransferase yields MDATRDETDAIADRALARFPGPAQEGELRERLRRVAIASDFAIDTLVRQPELLARLATDVGAGPLPPPVLDAGRRDDWPRQLRLYRAAESTRLVWRDVLGLDDVDATLAGTTRLAERCLEIALEALEQDFARRHGLVRDGEGNAVRLVVFGMGKLGGGELNFSSDIDLVYAYEHGGESRPEAGPGARSLVAEDYFARLGQQLAGLLDEPTVDGFCHRVDLRLRPFGNAGRVALSFAALELYFQREGRDWERYAWQKARPVAGDVEAGRRFLETLRPFVYRRYLDFGALDGLRGMKAMIAAEVARKELADDIKRGPGGIREIEFLAQALQLIRGGREPALREPRLLHALAALRDAEQVGADTAQALAEDYRFLRRLENRLQMLRDAQTHALPESPVDRERVARGLGHGDWNALVQVLAGHRERVSREFDALLSQREQQPAVAVDVADYWRALPGGGAAAALAQAGYADAANVDAVLRDFARSPAVRELPDATRARLDRVMPVLLQATAPATFPLQAIRRLLALLQNILRRASYLALLDEQPPALARLVDVVTRSALLAERLAAHPLLLDELLDARADGPLPQRELFAEACRPACGLETEAALFSLNEIRQQLSFRIALATLDRRQPAQDSTRQLAWLADAVVGTVLVLARRELESAHGTIPSSGFAVLGYGSLGGEELGFGSDLDLVFVYDAPPDAQSDGARPLDPPRWFARLAQKIVALLGAVTGGGRLYDIDVRLRPDGGQGLLVSTIASYDEYQRERAWTWEHQALVRARFIAGDETLRAAFERIRAGTLGRARDAGKLREDVVSMRARMRGELDRSRDGLFDLKQGEGGLVDLEFLLQYLVLREAATHPALLSPRATPPLIDALAQAGVLDAPLARDLHAAHALLVTAGLECTLDRRPRLVAQDPALAETRAQVSGAWRSHGLRD; encoded by the coding sequence ATGGATGCCACACGCGACGAAACCGACGCGATCGCCGACCGCGCGCTCGCCCGCTTCCCCGGACCCGCGCAGGAAGGGGAACTGCGCGAGCGCCTCAGGCGCGTGGCGATCGCCAGCGATTTCGCCATCGACACCCTGGTGCGCCAGCCGGAGTTGCTGGCGCGGCTCGCAACGGACGTCGGCGCCGGGCCGCTGCCGCCACCGGTCCTCGATGCCGGCCGGCGCGACGACTGGCCGCGCCAGCTGCGTCTCTACCGGGCTGCCGAATCCACCCGGCTGGTGTGGCGCGACGTGCTCGGCCTGGATGACGTCGACGCCACCCTGGCCGGCACCACCCGACTGGCCGAACGGTGCCTGGAGATCGCGCTGGAGGCGCTGGAGCAGGATTTCGCACGGCGTCACGGGCTGGTTCGCGACGGCGAGGGCAACGCGGTGCGGCTGGTGGTGTTCGGCATGGGCAAGCTCGGCGGCGGCGAACTCAACTTCAGCTCCGACATCGACCTGGTGTACGCCTACGAACACGGCGGCGAAAGTCGGCCGGAAGCGGGTCCTGGCGCGCGATCGCTGGTCGCGGAGGACTACTTCGCGCGCCTGGGACAGCAGCTGGCCGGGCTGCTCGACGAACCGACCGTCGACGGCTTCTGCCATCGCGTCGACCTGCGGTTGCGCCCGTTCGGCAACGCCGGCCGGGTCGCGCTGAGCTTCGCCGCGCTGGAGTTGTACTTCCAGCGCGAGGGCCGCGACTGGGAACGCTACGCCTGGCAGAAGGCACGCCCGGTCGCCGGCGACGTCGAGGCGGGCCGGCGCTTCCTGGAAACGCTGCGCCCCTTCGTGTACCGGCGTTACCTGGATTTCGGCGCGCTCGACGGCCTGCGCGGGATGAAGGCGATGATCGCCGCGGAAGTGGCGCGGAAGGAGCTGGCCGACGACATCAAGCGCGGCCCGGGCGGGATCCGCGAGATCGAGTTCCTGGCCCAGGCGCTGCAGCTGATCCGCGGTGGGCGCGAACCCGCGCTGCGCGAGCCGCGCCTGCTGCATGCGCTGGCGGCGTTGCGCGACGCGGAGCAGGTCGGCGCCGACACCGCGCAGGCGCTGGCCGAGGATTACCGCTTCCTGCGCCGGCTGGAGAACCGGCTGCAGATGCTGCGCGACGCGCAGACGCATGCGCTGCCGGAGTCCCCGGTCGATCGCGAGCGGGTCGCGCGCGGCCTCGGCCACGGCGACTGGAATGCACTGGTGCAGGTTCTCGCCGGCCACCGCGAGCGCGTGTCGCGGGAATTCGACGCATTGCTCTCGCAGCGCGAGCAGCAGCCGGCCGTCGCCGTCGACGTCGCGGACTACTGGCGCGCGCTGCCCGGCGGTGGCGCCGCCGCGGCGCTGGCCCAGGCCGGATACGCGGACGCGGCCAACGTCGATGCCGTGTTGCGCGACTTCGCCCGGTCGCCCGCGGTGCGCGAGCTGCCCGACGCCACCCGCGCGCGGCTGGACCGGGTGATGCCTGTGCTGCTGCAGGCGACCGCCCCGGCCACCTTCCCGTTGCAGGCGATCCGTCGGCTGCTGGCGCTGCTGCAGAACATCCTGCGCCGCGCGAGTTACCTGGCCCTGCTCGACGAGCAGCCGCCTGCCCTGGCCCGCCTGGTCGACGTGGTCACGCGCAGCGCACTGCTGGCCGAGCGCCTGGCCGCACATCCGTTGCTGCTCGACGAGCTGCTCGACGCGCGCGCGGACGGACCGCTGCCGCAGCGCGAGCTGTTCGCCGAAGCCTGTCGCCCGGCGTGCGGGCTGGAGACCGAGGCGGCGCTGTTCTCGCTCAACGAGATCCGCCAGCAGCTCAGCTTCCGGATCGCGCTGGCCACGCTCGACCGCCGCCAGCCGGCGCAGGACAGCACCCGCCAGCTGGCGTGGCTGGCGGACGCCGTGGTCGGCACGGTGCTGGTGCTGGCGCGGCGCGAGCTCGAGTCCGCGCACGGCACGATCCCGTCGTCCGGGTTCGCGGTGCTCGGTTACGGCAGCCTGGGCGGCGAGGAGCTGGGGTTCGGCTCCGACCTCGACCTCGTGTTCGTGTACGACGCGCCGCCGGACGCGCAGTCCGACGGCGCGCGCCCGCTCGACCCGCCGCGCTGGTTCGCGCGTCTGGCGCAGAAGATCGTCGCATTGCTGGGCGCGGTCACCGGTGGCGGGCGCCTGTACGACATCGACGTGCGCCTGCGGCCCGACGGCGGCCAGGGCCTGCTGGTGTCCACGATCGCCAGCTACGACGAGTACCAGCGCGAGCGCGCCTGGACCTGGGAACACCAGGCGCTGGTGCGCGCCCGCTTCATCGCCGGCGACGAGACGCTGCGCGCCGCCTTCGAGCGGATCCGCGCCGGCACCCTCGGACGCGCCCGCGATGCCGGCAAGCTGCGCGAGGACGTGGTGTCGATGCGGGCGCGCATGCGTGGCGAACTCGATCGCAGCCGCGACGGACTGTTCGACCTGAAGCAGGGCGAAGGCGGCCTGGTCGACCTCGAGTTCCTGCTGCAGTACCTGGTGCTGCGCGAGGCGGCCACCCACCCGGCGTTGCTGTCGCCGCGCGCGACTCCGCCACTGATCGACGCTCTCGCGCAGGCAGGCGTGCTGGATGCGCCGTTGGCGCGAGACCTGCATGCGGCGCATGCGCTGCTGGTGACCGCGGGGCTGGAGTGCACGCTCGACCGGCGGCCGCGACTGGTGGCGCAGGACCCGGCGCTGGCGGAAACGCGTGCGCAGGTTTCCGGCGCATGGCGGAGCCACGGCCTGCGCGACTGA
- a CDS encoding phytoene desaturase family protein, with protein MREEHDVLIIGGGHNGLVCAAYLAGAGLKVTVLERRGVVGGAAVTEEFHPGFRNSTASYTVSLLNPKVIADLRLAEHGLRVVERPYANFLPLPDGRAFRLGGAHTAESLQAWSPRDGERLVAYNAMLDRVVVVLRELMQRTPPNLGERLSLADWLASWDTAKRLRQLDLRGRRDLLDLFTKSAGELLDHWFESEPLKAALGWDSVVGNFASPYTPGSAYVLLHHVFGEVNGKTGVWGHAIGGMGAITQAIAKECIARGVRVHSDAAVERVLVRGGRAVGVVLADGRELHAKTIVSNLNPKLLYTRLVAREHLDDDTAQRIARYRCGSGTFRMNVALSELPDFSAAPGTQLQPHHQSGILIGPSLQYFENAYFDAKSKAHNPGWARAPIVELVISSTLDDTLAPPGQHVASLFCQHVSPELADSGEPDGGWDAHRDAVARLMIDTVDAHAPNFARSVLGYRALSPLDLEREFGLVGGDIFHGALGPDQMFSARPLLGQGDYRGALPGLYLCGSGTHPGGGVTGLPGRNAAREILRDLRRGPRPA; from the coding sequence ATGCGCGAGGAGCACGATGTCCTGATCATCGGCGGCGGCCACAACGGCCTGGTCTGCGCCGCCTACCTGGCCGGCGCCGGGTTGAAGGTGACCGTGCTCGAGCGTCGCGGCGTGGTCGGGGGGGCGGCGGTGACCGAGGAGTTCCATCCCGGCTTCCGCAATTCCACCGCGAGCTACACCGTCAGCCTGCTCAACCCGAAGGTGATCGCCGACCTGCGCCTGGCCGAGCACGGCCTGCGCGTGGTCGAGCGGCCGTACGCGAACTTCCTGCCGCTGCCGGACGGGCGCGCATTCCGGCTCGGCGGCGCGCACACGGCAGAGTCGCTGCAGGCCTGGTCGCCACGCGATGGCGAACGGCTGGTCGCCTACAACGCGATGCTCGACCGCGTGGTGGTGGTGCTGCGCGAACTGATGCAGCGCACGCCGCCCAACCTCGGCGAACGGCTGTCGCTGGCCGACTGGCTGGCCTCGTGGGACACGGCGAAGCGCCTCAGGCAGCTCGACCTGCGCGGCCGCCGCGACCTGCTCGACCTGTTCACCAAATCCGCCGGCGAACTGCTCGACCACTGGTTCGAATCCGAACCGCTCAAGGCCGCGCTCGGCTGGGATTCGGTGGTCGGCAATTTCGCCAGTCCCTACACGCCCGGCAGCGCCTACGTGCTGCTGCACCACGTGTTCGGCGAGGTCAACGGCAAGACCGGCGTCTGGGGTCACGCGATCGGAGGAATGGGCGCGATCACCCAGGCGATCGCGAAGGAGTGCATCGCGCGCGGCGTGCGGGTGCACAGCGACGCGGCGGTCGAACGCGTGCTGGTGCGCGGGGGGCGCGCGGTCGGGGTGGTGCTGGCCGACGGTCGCGAGCTGCACGCGAAGACCATCGTCTCCAACCTCAACCCGAAGCTGCTGTACACCAGGCTCGTGGCGCGCGAACACCTGGACGACGATACCGCGCAGCGGATCGCGCGCTATCGCTGCGGTTCGGGCACGTTCCGCATGAACGTGGCGCTGTCGGAACTGCCGGACTTCAGCGCCGCGCCCGGCACGCAGCTGCAGCCGCACCACCAGAGCGGCATCCTGATCGGCCCGTCGCTGCAGTACTTCGAGAACGCCTACTTCGATGCCAAGTCGAAGGCGCACAACCCCGGCTGGGCACGCGCGCCGATCGTGGAGCTGGTGATCTCCTCGACGCTGGACGACACCCTGGCGCCGCCCGGGCAGCACGTGGCCAGCCTGTTCTGCCAGCACGTGAGCCCGGAGTTGGCCGACAGCGGCGAGCCCGACGGTGGCTGGGACGCGCACCGCGACGCCGTGGCGAGGCTGATGATCGACACCGTCGACGCGCATGCGCCGAACTTCGCGCGCAGCGTGCTCGGCTACCGCGCGCTCTCGCCGCTGGACCTGGAACGCGAGTTCGGACTGGTGGGCGGCGACATCTTCCACGGCGCGCTCGGCCCCGACCAGATGTTCAGTGCGCGGCCGTTGCTGGGGCAGGGCGACTACCGGGGTGCGCTGCCGGGGTTGTACCTGTGCGGCTCCGGCACGCATCCGGGTGGCGGGGTCACCGGCCTGCCCGGACGCAACGCGGCGCGCGAAATCCTGCGCGACCTGCGGCGCGGCCCGCGCCCCGCCTGA
- a CDS encoding UDP-N-acetylglucosamine--N-acetylmuramyl-(pentapeptide) pyrophosphoryl-undecaprenol N-acetylglucosamine transferase codes for MSSLLPSRRASIVLAAGGTGGHLFPAEALARELLARGFDVAIHTERRGAQYAQALAGIEHVVLPASSLEGGVVAKARAALTILHGLLASRRDLKRRGVALVVGFGGYPSFAPALAAKSLGLPLLLHEQATRLSKANAQLLRFANGLATSFPVVAGAEGIDAAKIVETGNPVRRAILEARGDYPAFDAHGPLRLLVVGGSQSAAVFGRVVPPALALLPEPLRHRLHLSLQYRGEDADALVAQLRDACIDAVVRPFFDDMGERLREAHLVVTRAGATTAADLLTIGRPAIFVPLPHGGAREEQRRNAQTLAQAGVGWHLPEAELTPESLARVLREAFDSPTRLPEAARAAAALGRPDAAARLADAVERLLPAP; via the coding sequence ATGTCGTCGCTTCTTCCTTCCCGCCGCGCCAGCATCGTCCTCGCCGCCGGCGGCACCGGCGGCCACCTGTTCCCGGCCGAGGCGCTGGCGCGCGAACTGCTCGCGCGTGGGTTCGATGTCGCGATCCACACCGAGCGCCGCGGCGCGCAGTACGCACAGGCGCTCGCGGGCATCGAACACGTGGTGCTGCCGGCGAGTTCGCTCGAAGGCGGCGTCGTGGCCAAGGCCAGGGCGGCGCTGACGATCCTGCACGGCCTGCTGGCGTCGCGGCGCGACCTGAAGCGGCGGGGCGTCGCGCTGGTGGTCGGTTTCGGCGGCTACCCCAGCTTCGCGCCCGCGCTGGCGGCGAAGAGCCTCGGACTGCCGCTGTTGCTGCACGAACAGGCGACGCGGCTGAGCAAGGCCAACGCGCAGCTGCTGCGCTTCGCCAACGGGCTGGCGACCTCCTTCCCGGTGGTCGCCGGAGCAGAGGGCATCGACGCCGCGAAGATCGTCGAGACCGGCAATCCGGTGCGGCGCGCGATCCTCGAGGCGCGCGGCGACTACCCGGCGTTCGACGCGCACGGCCCGCTGCGGCTGCTGGTGGTGGGCGGCAGCCAGAGCGCGGCGGTGTTCGGCCGGGTGGTGCCGCCCGCGCTGGCGCTGCTGCCCGAGCCGCTGCGCCATCGCCTGCACCTGTCGCTGCAGTACCGCGGCGAGGATGCCGATGCGCTGGTGGCGCAGTTGCGCGATGCCTGCATCGACGCCGTCGTGCGTCCCTTCTTCGACGACATGGGCGAACGCCTGCGCGAGGCGCACCTGGTGGTGACCCGCGCCGGCGCGACCACCGCGGCGGACCTGCTGACCATCGGTCGCCCCGCGATCTTCGTGCCGCTGCCGCACGGCGGCGCGCGCGAGGAGCAGCGCCGCAACGCGCAGACCCTCGCGCAGGCGGGCGTGGGCTGGCACCTCCCCGAGGCCGAGCTCACCCCGGAATCGCTGGCGCGCGTACTACGAGAGGCGTTCGACTCGCCGACGCGGCTGCCCGAGGCCGCGCGCGCCGCGGCGGCGCTGGGGCGTCCCGATGCCGCGGCGCGCCTGGCCGATGCGGTGGAGCGGCTGCTGCCGGCGCCGTAG
- a CDS encoding MdtA/MuxA family multidrug efflux RND transporter periplasmic adaptor subunit produces MNRTGLVKPALIVVAALFAGVLLWQGVGNRGDEAETRSGRGWGPDGERPPTPVRVATATREALAVELKALGTVTPLKSVTVRPRVDGELRRVVFEEGQQVDAGDLLAEIDPAPFRIQLAQAQGQQKQNLAELENVRIQLQRYRDLSEGSYVSAQDVANLQAQVRQLEGRREIDQASVDEARLQLQYTRIVAPVGGRVGLRMVDAGNLVASGDEDGIASIAQTRPISVLFSLPENVLASVIEAMRGDSALPVEAWDREERNVLATGTLSSVDNRIDTETGTLRLRALFANDDDGLFPNQFVNVRLQLGDDEALVIPDAAVQFGGDGTYVYVVNDDNTAAVRPVVLGAGSGGRVAVLDGIAAGDRVVLEGIDRLREGAEVEVVQTDDVEAAPPPPAQDDGPAT; encoded by the coding sequence ATGAACCGCACAGGCCTCGTCAAACCCGCCCTGATCGTCGTGGCCGCGCTCTTCGCGGGCGTGCTGCTGTGGCAGGGCGTCGGCAACCGCGGCGACGAGGCCGAAACCCGAAGCGGCCGCGGATGGGGGCCGGACGGCGAGCGGCCGCCAACGCCGGTGCGGGTGGCGACCGCGACGCGCGAAGCGCTGGCAGTGGAACTCAAGGCGCTGGGCACGGTGACGCCGCTGAAGTCGGTGACGGTGCGTCCGCGCGTGGACGGCGAGCTGCGCCGGGTGGTGTTCGAGGAAGGCCAGCAGGTGGACGCCGGCGACCTGCTGGCCGAGATCGACCCTGCCCCGTTCCGCATCCAGCTGGCGCAGGCGCAGGGCCAGCAGAAGCAGAACCTGGCCGAACTCGAGAACGTGCGCATCCAGCTGCAGCGCTACCGGGACCTGTCCGAAGGCTCGTACGTGTCGGCGCAGGACGTGGCCAACCTGCAGGCGCAGGTTCGCCAGCTGGAGGGACGCCGCGAGATCGACCAGGCCTCGGTCGACGAGGCACGGCTGCAGCTGCAGTACACCCGCATCGTCGCGCCGGTCGGCGGACGCGTCGGCCTGCGCATGGTCGATGCCGGCAACCTGGTCGCCAGCGGCGACGAGGACGGCATCGCCAGCATCGCGCAGACGCGGCCGATCAGCGTGCTGTTCTCGCTGCCGGAGAACGTGCTGGCCTCGGTGATCGAGGCGATGCGCGGCGATTCCGCGCTGCCGGTGGAAGCCTGGGACCGCGAGGAGCGCAACGTGCTGGCCACCGGCACGCTGTCGAGCGTCGACAACCGGATCGACACCGAGACCGGCACGCTGCGCCTGCGCGCGCTGTTCGCGAACGACGACGACGGCCTGTTCCCCAACCAGTTCGTCAACGTGCGCCTGCAGCTGGGCGACGACGAAGCGCTGGTGATCCCCGATGCCGCGGTCCAGTTCGGCGGCGACGGCACCTACGTCTACGTGGTCAACGACGACAACACCGCCGCGGTGCGGCCGGTGGTGCTCGGTGCCGGCAGCGGCGGCCGGGTCGCGGTGCTCGACGGCATCGCGGCGGGCGATCGCGTGGTGCTCGAGGGCATCGACCGGCTGCGCGAAGGCGCCGAGGTCGAGGTCGTTCAGACGGACGACGTTGAAGCCGCGCCACCCCCGCCCGCCCAGGACGACGGGCCGGCCACGTGA